TGGCGCACGGCGGCCGATGAGGTCAACTGGCGGCGGTTCTTCGATATCGGCGAACTGGCGGCGGTGCGCGTCGAGGATCCGGCGGTGTTCGAGGCCACCCACGCCACGATCTTCGACCTGTATGCCGCCGGCCTGATCGACGGCCTGCGCATCGACCATATCGACGGACTGGCCGATCCCGGCGCCTATTGCCGGATATTGCGGGCACGGCTGGACCATCTGCACGGCAAGCGGCCGGAAACGGGGCGGTCCCAAGCGGCGCGGCCCCAGGCGCCACTGATCCTGGTCGAGAAGATCCTGGCCGCCGGCGAGCGGCTGCCCGAAGACTGGCCGGTCGACGGCACCACCGGCTATGATTTCATGAACGACGTGTCGTGCCTGCTGCATGACCCGTCGGGCCGCGGGCCGTTGCGGCGCCTGTGGCAGGAGGTCACGGCTGCCCCCGGTGACCTTTCGAGCCCTGGCGATCCGGCTGCCGAACTGGTTCTGGCCCGCCGGCAGGTGCTGACCACCGCCTTCGACAGCGACCTTGAGCGCTGCGTGCGCACCTTCGCCGATCTGGCGCAGAGCCGCCGGCGCGACCGCGACATCACCCGCGCCGGCATCCGCCGGGTGCTGATCGAGGTGCTGGCACAGTTCCCGGTCTATCGGATCTATGATGACGGCCAGGGCCACAGCGCCGCTTGCGACGCCACCATCGCCTTCGCGGTCGATCAGGCACGCCCCCAAGTCGCTGCGGGCGACCGGCTGACGCTGGAGCGGCTGGCCGACTGGCTGCATGGCGGCAGGGCGCTGGAGCAGGGCGGGATCGATGCGGCGTCCGAGGCCGGCCAGGGCACGGCGCCCTCCGCCGCCGATCTGCGCCGGATCGCCTTGATCCGGTTCCAGCAGTTGACCGCGCCACTGGCCGCGAAAGCCGTGGAAGACACCCTGTTCTATCGCGTGGCGCCGCTGCTGTCGTGCAACGAGGTCGGCGCCGACCCCGATGCGCCGACCCTGGCGCCCGAGGATTTCCACGCCGTCTGCCTGGAACGGCAGGCCCGCCACCCGCGCGGGCTTCTGGCCACCGCCACCCACGATCACAAACGCGGCGCCGATGCCCGGATGCGCATCGCCGTGCTCAGCCAGATGACCGACGAATGGGCGCAGACCCTGCGCGCCTGGCGGCGGATGAACGCGCCATTGCGGCACGGACATGAGGTCGATGGCCAGGGCGATCCCGGCGACGCCGCACGCACGGCCCCCCATCCGGCCGATGAGGTGATGCTGTATCAGACCCTGATCGGCGTCTGGCCCGCGGGCACCGACAGCACCGCCGACAGTCTGGCCGCGGTGGCGGCCGACATCCTGCCCAGAGTGGAGGGCTGGCTGGTCAAGGCGCTGCGCGAAGGCAAGCGCCGGTCGAACTGGGTGGTGCCGGACACCGCCTATGAAGCCGCCTGTACCGCGTTCCTGCGCGCCATTCTGGGGCCGGAGGCGCAGTTTCCGGCCGCACTGGACCGGTTCGTGCGCCGGCTTGCCCCCGCCGCCCTGATCAACAGCCTGACCCAGAGCGTGCTGCACACCACCAGCCCCGGCATCCCCGACATCTATCAGGGCACCGAGGTGATGGATCTGTCGCTGGTCGACCCCGACAATCGCCGGCCGGTCGATCACGAGGCGCTGGCCGGTTTGCTGAACCAGCAAATCCCGCCCGATCAACTGATCGAGATGCCGCGCGATCATGGCGCCGCCAAACAGGCGGTGTTGGCGGCCGTCCTGGCTTTGCGGACGCGCGACCCGCTGCTGTTCACCGAAGGCGCCTATCGGCCATTGACGGTCACCGGTCCCGCCGCCGCCCATGTCCTGGCCTTCGCCCGCCAGCACGATCCCGACGGCGCGGACGATGAGGCGGGGCCGGGTCAGGCGGGACCGCTTGGCCATGTCATCGTGCTGGTCTCGCGCCTCGCCGACCGTCTGCTGCCCGAAGGCGGCCTGCCGCTGGTCCCGCGTGAAGGCTGGGCCGACACGCTGATCGAGATCCCCGACGATCTGGCCGGCCACCACCACGACGCGCTGACCGGCGAAAGTATCGGGCTTACCGCCGGCGGTGTCGCGGTCGCGGGGCTGCTCGCCCGGCTGCCGGTGGCGGTTCTGGTCAGCGGCTGACCGCCGCCTCATGCCCGCGTCATGCATGAGCCGGCATTTTCCGCGGCCGGTTGTGGAACCTGCGCGTGGCCAACCCGGTTGACCGGACAGACGCGCCCCCACCCCGACGCGGAGACAGCCCATGCCCGAGATCCCCACCCACCGGCGATCGACCCTGCTGGTCCTGACCGCGCTGGTGTTTCTGATCATCGGTCTGGGTCTGGTCGCGGCCGGCGGCTGGCTGGCGGCACATGGTGGCTCCTGGTACTACGTCGCCGCAGGTCTGGGCTTCCTGATCATCGCATGGCTGCTGTTCCGCGGCCACGCCGCCGCGCT
Above is a genomic segment from Tistrella bauzanensis containing:
- the treY gene encoding malto-oligosyltrehalose synthase, whose product is MIHPRATMRLQFHSGFTFDDAIATLDYMARLGISHVYASPILTARRGSTHGYDVVDPTRVSDALGGRDGLERLVAALRRHDMGLIVDIVPNHMAVGPENPWWLDVLEKGEASPHARVFDIDWRSPDPRLKGKVHAPFLGSDYDTALANGDIRLDYDRDAGRFFIDVHGNRFPVRAEDHDLLIGADRHGAATEDTIATVLADFREPESGPRALHRLLDRQHYRLAWWRTAADEVNWRRFFDIGELAAVRVEDPAVFEATHATIFDLYAAGLIDGLRIDHIDGLADPGAYCRILRARLDHLHGKRPETGRSQAARPQAPLILVEKILAAGERLPEDWPVDGTTGYDFMNDVSCLLHDPSGRGPLRRLWQEVTAAPGDLSSPGDPAAELVLARRQVLTTAFDSDLERCVRTFADLAQSRRRDRDITRAGIRRVLIEVLAQFPVYRIYDDGQGHSAACDATIAFAVDQARPQVAAGDRLTLERLADWLHGGRALEQGGIDAASEAGQGTAPSAADLRRIALIRFQQLTAPLAAKAVEDTLFYRVAPLLSCNEVGADPDAPTLAPEDFHAVCLERQARHPRGLLATATHDHKRGADARMRIAVLSQMTDEWAQTLRAWRRMNAPLRHGHEVDGQGDPGDAARTAPHPADEVMLYQTLIGVWPAGTDSTADSLAAVAADILPRVEGWLVKALREGKRRSNWVVPDTAYEAACTAFLRAILGPEAQFPAALDRFVRRLAPAALINSLTQSVLHTTSPGIPDIYQGTEVMDLSLVDPDNRRPVDHEALAGLLNQQIPPDQLIEMPRDHGAAKQAVLAAVLALRTRDPLLFTEGAYRPLTVTGPAAAHVLAFARQHDPDGADDEAGPGQAGPLGHVIVLVSRLADRLLPEGGLPLVPREGWADTLIEIPDDLAGHHHDALTGESIGLTAGGVAVAGLLARLPVAVLVSG